In a single window of the Rhizoctonia solani chromosome 16, complete sequence genome:
- a CDS encoding Serine/threonine-protein kinase encodes MSTGSKRPLPPDYDSPLPYGSDNESKRRRDDDRRRERDDDRRRDRDRERDRDRERDRDRARDRRGGRDRDRERDRDRDRHHDRRRDSIERRRRSRERGRDKVRDPNYRSKSRDYSRSRKRSPAPATPAKDSEREEGEVSPPKSTTALPSPPQEKINSPKSAPTEPAVELEIPSSPPPLEDIIAQRRARRQAILAKHAAASTAPTQPASPALSVGGLTLNGASSGTGVPSTPLPAIPAHVVQNGRSVTGTPEPAANKANSAASDNGQATPAGSDGIFSLAKAKDDTTAMNEGTSAAEYDPTLDWREDQARRAAHQTSQAELADGIGERGEVKDDSMQVDEEDDDLDDMFAVGSRKIKLTAPKTTVPAPVVTAPALNMEADDPEGYYQIILGELLDNGKYQVFSILGKGMFSAVVRARIMDDPTGREVAIKIIRSQESMYKAGQKEIQILNKLAQNDPDDKKHVIRLEGTFEHRGHLCLVFESLSMNLRDVIKKFGKDVGLNIRAVRAYTHQLFLSLSLLKKANIMHADIKPDNILVSENKTVVKLCDLGSASDVSENDITPYLVSRFYRAPEIILGLPYDASIDIWSIGCTLYELYTGKILFPGRTNNQMLLHMMELKGRFNTKMIRKAKFGDIHFDENAGVFLSVEKDRITGADVVKRVTISKPTKDIRARVLAAGGGATSDEENKLTLAFIDLLDKCLTLDPARRITPKEALMHPFVRN; translated from the exons ATGTCTACAGGATCGAAAAGGCCGCTTCCCCCAGACTACGACTCACCGTTGCCGTATGGAAGTGACAATGAGAGTAAACGACGGAGAGACGATGATAGGCGCCGCGAGAGGGATGATGACAGGCGTAGGGACAGGGATAGAGAAAGAGACCGAGATAGGGAGAGAGACAGGGACCGAGCGCGTGATCGACGAGGAGGGCGTGACAGAGACAGAGAACGGGACAGAGACAGAGATAGACACCACGATCGCAGACGAGACTCGATAGAACGCAGACGCCGCAGTCGGGAACGAGGCAGGGACAAGGTCAGGGACCCCAACTATCGATCCAAGTCTCGCGACTACTCTAGGTCCAGAAAACGCAGTCCGGCACCGGCTACTCCTGCAAAGGACTCGGAACGCGAAGAGGGCGA AGTCTCCCCTCCCAAATCCACTACCGCTCTTCCATCCCCGCCACAAGAAAAGATCAACTCTCCCAAATCGGCACCTACCGAACCAGCAGTCGAGCTCGAGATTCCGTCTTCACCGCCACCGCTCGAAGATATCATCGCTCAACGACGTGCCCGGAGACAAGCTATTCTCGCCAAACACGCTGCCGCATCAACAGCACCTACTCAACCCGCTTCCCCAGCTCTTTCCGTTGGAGGTTTAACTTTAAATGGAGCAAGTAGTGGTACTGGTGTCCCTTCTACTCCTCTTCCTGCTATTCCTGCCCATGTTGTTCAGAACGGACGATCTGTCACAGGTACACCTGAGCCTGCAGCaaacaaggccaacagcgCTGCGTCGGATAACG GGCAAGCAACTCCCGCCGGCTCTGACGGTATATTCTCCCTCGCCAAAGCCAAAGACGACACTACCGCCATGAATGAGGGTACCTCTGCAGCCGAATACGACCCAACGCTCGATTGGAGGGAGGATCAAGCTCGTCGCGCCGCCCACCAGACCTCTCAAGCTGAACTCGCCGATGGGATTGGGGAGCGGGGAGAAGTTAAAGATGATAGCATGCAAGTAGACGAAGAGGACGATGACTTGGATGATATGTTTGCTGTTGGCAGCAGGAAGATTAAACTCACCGCTCCA AAAACTACCGTGCCAGCCCCAGTCGTAACAGCCCCAGCGCTCAACATGGAAGCAGATGATCCCGAAGGTTACTACCAAATCATACTTGGAGAGCTTTTGGATAATGGCAAGTACCAAGTGTTCAGTATCCTAGGAAAAGGAATGTTCTCGGCTGTTGTTCGCGCACGAATTATGGATGACCCCACTGGCCGAGAAGTGGCCATCAAAATTATTAGGAGCCAGGAGAGCAT GTACAAAGCGGGCCAGAAAGAGATTCAAATCCTTAACAAACTCGCCCAGAACGACCCGGACGATAAGAAACATGTGATTAGACTGGAGGGCACATTTGAGCATCGAGGTCATTTGTGCCTTGTTTTCGAGTCTTTGAG CATGAACCTCCGTGATGTTATTAAAAAGTTCGGAAAAGATGTCGGACTTAATATTCGAGCTGTCCGGGCATATACCCATCAATTGTTCCTGTCGCTTTCGTTGCTGAAGAAGGCAAACATTATGCATGCGGATATCAAGCCGGACAATATTCTC GTCAGCGAAAACAAGACGGTAGTCAAACTTTGCGATTTGGGTTCTGCATCGGATGTCTCCGAGAACGACATAACTCCCTACTTAGTTTCTCGATTTTATCGAGCCCCTGAGATTA tccttggccttccaTACGACGCTTCGATCGACATCTGGTCCATTGGATGTACACTCTACGAGTTGTACACTGGCAAGATTCTCTTCCCAGGTCGGACGAACAACCAAATGCTCCTGCATATGATGGAGCTCAAAGGTCGATTCAATACCAAGATGATACGCAAGGCTAAATTTGGCGATATACACTTTGACGAGAACGCAGGTGTATTCTTGAGCGTGGAAAAAGATCGCATTACAGGCGCC GACGTGGTAAAACGAGTGACGATCTCCAAGCCGACCAAGGACATTCGTGCGAGGGTCTTGGCCGCTGGGGGAGGTGCGACCAGCGACGAGGAAAACAAGCTCACGCTGGCGTTTATAGATTTGCTAGACAAGTGTTTGACTCTCGATCCGGCGCGGAGGATCACGCCCAAGGAGGCACTGATGCATCCGTTTGTGCGGAATTAG
- a CDS encoding alpha/beta hydrolase family protein has protein sequence MLVGISQLERLVVLAGIYAIRAITPISFFHLSLSVFWSSYPLRRYYPITTYTLIEVVFYLFFFLPRKAFLQRPAVHPPPLSSEDRHQLFARCIAHLKDDQSFNQWFLDSPSHVPRENVVQWLKWGFFAGEPCINEKCSKHDEELEEYVQALEKSLGKRFPPGHDPKLKSIRITLDDVVVYHRPVIWYFIVCAIDVISSAVLRYHGFTHYSAPVPIFPPRLHTIFSTRSPSPLLSYWYKASSTTKQPTPLLFLHGIGIGLLPYLPLLIFYSKAHPDAGILVPEFLNISGRITRPPLSPREFQSALGTIFNHHQITSYNLAGHSYGTGISSIMIRSTAQSDHPLIPRPSSVTLFDPIPILLHLPSVARNFLYRKPKSANEHEIYYFACTDPGVAHSLSRYFFWTECVIWKEDLDSLWHDEPREGSTDSKPRVAVVLSGEDIIVDSPAIWTYLTNTAPPTFKTTDLRPFVPPVPHPDAFVPTTCKGGNIEAYYLGGLDHAQMFLRRESWKGLIKVIDRVSRD, from the exons ATGCTTGTTGGTATCTCTCAACTAGAGCGTCTTGTTGTTCTGGCTGGAATCTACGCAATACGTGCCATTACCCCAATCTCGTTTTTCCATCTTTCTCTCTCGGTATTCTGGTCTTCATATCCACTCAGGAGGTATTACCCGATTACGACATACACTCTGATTGAAGTGGTGTTTTACCTCTTCTTCTTTCTTCCTCGCAAAGCGTTCCTCCAAAGG CCTGCTGTCCATCCACCTCCGCTTTCGTCAGAAGATCGGCACCAGCTCTTTGCCCGCTGCATAGCCCACCTCAAAGATGATCAAAGCTTCAATCAATGGTTTCTTGATTCTCCGTCACATGTCCCGCGAGAAAACGTCGTTCAATGGCTTAAATGGGGCTTCTTTGCCGGTGAACCATGTATCAATGAAAAATGCTCCAAGCATGACGAAGAACTTGAAGAATACGTCCAGGCTCTGGAAAAATCGCTGGGGAAGAGGTTTCCCCCAGGACACGATCCCAAGTTGAAGAGCATCCGAATCACGTTGGATGATGTTGTCGTGTACCATCGACCAGTAATCTGGTACTTT ATTGTATGCGCTATAGATGTGATTTCTTCAGCCGTACTCAGGTATCATGGGTTCACCCATTATTCGGCCCCAGTCCCGATCTTCCCTCCGCGTCTGCACACGATCTTCTCTACCCGCTCTCCTTCTCCCCTTCTCTCATACTGGTACAAAGCCAGTTCAACCACCAAACAGCCCACCCCTCTGCTATTTCTACACGGCATTGGGATTGGTCTCCTACCATACCTTCCCCTCTTGATCTTCTATTCCAAGGCCCATCCAGATGCAGGTATACTCGTTCCAGAGTTTCTCAACATCTCAGGGCGAATCACCCGTCCGCCCTTGTCTCCACGAGAATTCCAGTCAGCCCTCGGGACAATTTTCAACCACCACCAGATAACATCCTACAACCTTGCAGGTCACTCGTACGGCACGGGAATATCTTCGATCATGATTCGCTCCACTGCGCAATCCGACCACCCCCTCATACCTCGACCGAGCTCGGTTACTTTATTCGACCCGATTCCTATTCTACTGCATTTACCTTCCGTGGCCCGAAACTTTCTTTATAGGAAGCCCAAGAGTGCAAACGAGCATGAAATATACTATTTCGCGTGCACAGATCCGGGTGTAGCCCATTCCCTTTCTAGGTATTTCTTCTGGACAGAGTGTGTGATCTGGAAAGAGGATTTAGACTCACTTTGGCATGATGAGCCGAGAGAAGGATCTACAGATTCGAAGCCTCGAGTCGCGGTAGTGTTAAGCGGAGAAGACATTATTGTTGACTCACCCGCTATTTGGACTTATCTTACCAATACTGCCCCGCCTACGTTCAAGACCACCGACCTTCGACCGTTTGTTCCACCTGTCCCACACCCGGACGCGTTCGTTCCCACAACTTGCAAAGGTGGAAACATTGAAGCATATTACCTCGGCGGATTAGACCACGCTCAAATGTTTTTGAGAAGGGAGAGCTGGAAAGGTTTGATCAAAGTCATCGACCGAGTTTCAAGGGACTAG
- a CDS encoding microtubule organizer protein 1 translates to MSARGRASRFKDASADASGLSLPHDVSFGSYQSSFASPGPPSRKPSGSAQTVSSNPSSAPIATPSPVPRRRSSIRTVTAQDENPGVSTPKGPPRINSFVLRDVDDSLDRLAEISGNGPDSPAPSPDKEKRTLLLDSTPGRTKLKDAKAAATDKGPTMTLREQEKLIDQVKRENFALKLKVHFLEERLNQLAPDHLEAALKQNISLKIEVQSQRVELKKHKKAATDAERAMAELRREMEASGSSSTALQEERARRIETERLLDERDRELRALRRRVGSGGSATGEVQDLRARNAQLEDELEEVRQALVETNEALERSGAAVVEELEDENAALRREAQAQLDALAQLGEERDDALEELDAIRLAHEQLIRRHESSLQDRSASRLQFEDERNEREALEEDVNALRDKLTATNIEMESRENEFRVLEAELRADMDERDAEWRQEMAELGSRVEELQDALAAREEELREVRLRNEDLEENTTILHDQVETAFAHVENERNALINEKEDREAELEAANADIAAQGKRIYELEEALEAAQAAEAEARQEREVEMQVVAALKEKLSTAKNELRSLQTSYTALEDQLAAQRERETEMSRRDDLIAEEMEDLRAIREELEAEKRALEDDLMRTEDKWEKERADREREGKIWAGRLEDAERLQARAVDELEHDLEHAREQLRSVELTLAQRDADLAAVQAALRSLETARENSTTDKFSMELELDRLRRDLERCEDELARARRELADAESRGREREAVVDKMHAEKRDLETQLAVQRQTRLNLSEKLDAAQANLKTIETDAASHKLRITELESRLSKDQRSHATTEAQYREQITERNTLLLTICKYIDQVLGADKKRSGDGKPFTNFSVFHDRILERLRSLTMINTEFVKRSQELEARLMGKIQELNKALDARMKGLDKFEVSLKTVAEARQGWRKKLGAKEGELDALRAHNDELTIQLRQLRRASSGEGVLASTEIKSLSARAQNAERRLQNAQNLLAAAEERFTQQSERNSGSEMRWEARVKEYEGRVRAAEEKVKRERQGAKERTTELENAIRSLERQLEREKKRSAQLSDMNDLNKVNPGSS, encoded by the exons ATGTCTGCGCGGGGCCGTGCGAGTCGGTTCAAAGATGCGTCAGCGGACGCATCGGGATTGTCATTACCCCATGATGTCTCTTTCGGATCGTACCAATCTTCTTTCGCCTCTCCAGGACCACCCAGCCGCAAGCCATCCGGATCAGCTCAGACCGTGTCCTCCAATCCCTCGTCGGCGCCTATAGCCACGCCTTCACCCGTACCTCGCAGGAGGAGTAGTATCCGCACTGTTACCGCCCAGGATGAGAATCCAGGAGTCAGTACACCAAAGGGTCCACCCCGAATCAATAGCTTTGTACTGCGCGACGTAGATGACTCTCTCGATCGACTTGCAGAAATAAGTGGAAATGGACCAGACAGTCCCGCACCTAGTCCTGACAAAGAAAAGCGCACTCTACTACTAGATTCCACCCCTGGTCGTACCAAGTTGAAAGATGCTAAGGCTGCTGCCACGGACAAGGGACCAACAATGACACTTCGAGAGCAGGAGAAA CTAATTGATCAAGTCAAGCGAGAAAACTTTGCACTTAAACTAAAGGTTCATTTTCTTGAAGAGCGTCTGAATCAACTTGCGCCTGATCACCTCGAAGCTGCTCTCAAGCAAAACATCTCGCTAAAAATCGAAGTTCAATCCCAACGCGTCGAACTAAAGAAGCACAAAAAGGCAGCTACCGATGCCGAGCGTGCGATGGCCGAACTGCGTCGCGAGATGGAGGCTTCGGGATCCAGCTCAACTGCGTTGCAAGAGGAGCGTGCTAGACGGATTGAAACCGAACGATTACTCGATGAACGCGACCGGGAATTACGTGCCTTGCGTAGGCGCGTCGGATCTGGAGGAAGTGCAACCGGAGAGGTTCAGGACCTACGTGCGAGGAATGCCCAGTTGGAGGACGAGCTTGAAGAAGTGAGACAAGCATTGGTCGAAACAAACGAGGCACTCGAACGCTCAGGTGCCGCGGTGGTGGAAGAGTTGGAGGACGAGAACGCAGCGCTGAGGCGCGAGGCCCAAGCTCAACTCGATGCCCTCGCCCAGTTAGGAGAAGAACGCGACGATGCATTGGAAGAATTGGATGCTATAAGACTGGCACACGAGCAATTGATTCGTCGCCATGAGTCGTCTCTGCAAGACCGTTCGGCTTCTCGCTTGCAATTTGAGGATGAGCGGAATGAGCGAGAGGCTCTCGAGGAAGACGTCAACGCTCTACGCGACAAGCTTACTGCCACGAACATCGAGATGGAGAGTAGGGAGAACGAGTTTAGGGTTCTCGAGGCCGAGTTGCGAGCCGACATGGACGAGCGAGATGCCGAGTGGAGACAGGAGATGGCCGAGCTGGGATCCCGTGTGGAAGAACTACAGGAT GCGCTGGCTGCTCGCGAAGAAGAGCTTCGAGAAGTCCGACTCCGGAATGAGGACCTCGAAGAAAACACGACTATACTTCATGACCAGGTCGAAACTGCGTTTGCTCACGTCGAAAACGAGCGTAATGCTCTGATAAACGAAAAGGAAGATCGTGAGGCCGAACTGGAAGCTGCGAATGCTGATATCGCCGCTCAAGGGAAGAGGATATACGAGTTGGAGGAGGCGCTGGAAGCTGCGCAGGCTGCTGAAGCCGAGGCAAGGCAGGAGCGAGAGGTGGAGATGCAAGTCGTGGCGGCGCTCAAGGAG AAATTATCCACAGCTAAAAACGAACTTCGATCACTACAGACCTCTTATACCGCACTCGAAGATCAATTAGCTGCTCAAAGAGAGCGAGAAACAGAGATGTCGCGTCGAGACGACCTCATTGCTGAGGAGATGGAGGACCTGCGGGCTATTCGAGAAGAGCTAGAGGCCGAGAAGCGTGCGCTGGAAGACGATCTCATGAGGACGGAAGATAAGTGGGAGAAGGAGCGTGCTGATAGGGAAAGAGAAGGGAAGATCTGGGCTGGACGTCTAGAGGACGCCGAGCGGCTGCAAGCAAGGGCGGTGGATGAACTCGAGCAC GATTTGGAGCATGCTCGAGAACAGCTGCGATCTGTCGAGTTGACTTTGGCCCAGCGAGATGCCGATCTAGCGGCAGTCCAAGCCGCACTTCGTTCGTTGGAAACAGCGCGCGAGAACTCTACCACCGATAAGTTCTCCATGGAGCTCGAGTTGGATCGGTTACGACGAGACTTGGAGAGGTGCGAAGACGAACTTGCGCGTGCTCGACGAGAGTTGGCAGATGCAGAGAGTAGAGGTCGTGAGAGGGAGGCTGTGGTGGACAAGATG CACGCGGAGAAACGAGACCTGGAAACGCAGCTCGCAGTTCAGCGCCAGACTCGACTGAACCTCTCAGAAAAGCTCGATGCGGCCCAGGCG AACCTGAAAACCATCGAGACCGACGCCGCCTCCCATAAGCTCCGTATAACTGAGCTCGAATCGCGATTAAGCAAGGACCAAAGATCACACGCAACCACCGAAGCACAATACCGCGAGCAAATCACGGAGCGGAACACACTCCTGTTAACGATCTGCAAATACATAGATCAGGTACTGGGTGCTGACAAG AAGCGAAGTGGTGATGGGAAACCGTTCACGAATTTCTCCGTGTTTCATGATCGGATTTTGGAGCGTTTGAGGTCGCTGACGATGATCAACACCGAGTTTGTGAAGCGCTCGCAAGAATTAGAAGCACGGTTGATGGGCAAGATTCA GGAGCTGAACAAGGCATTGGATGCCCGCATGAAGGGACTGGACAAATTCGAAGTGAGCTTGAAGACGGTCGCCGAGGCAAGGCAAGGGTGGCGAAAGAAACTTGGGGCAAAAGAAGGCGAACTCGATGCGCTTCGA GCACATAACGACGAGCTCACGATCCAACTCCGCCAGCTCCGACGCGCTTCCTCGGGCGAAGGCGTTCTCGCTAGCACCGAAATCAAATCTCTGTCGGCCCGAGCCCAAAATGCCGAACGGCGCTTACAAAACGCTCAGAACTTGCTTGCTGCTGCCGAAGAGCGGTTCACGCAACAGTCCGAGAGGAATTCAGGTTCAGAGATGAGGTGGGAGGCGAGAGTGAAAGAATATGAGGGGCGGGTGAGGGCTGCGGAAGAGAAGGTGAAGAGGGAAAGACAGGGCGCAAAGGAGAGAACTACTGAGTTGGAGAACGCGATTAG GTCCCTGGAGAGACAACTAGAAAGGGAGAAGAAACGTAGTGCCCAGCTCAGCGATATGAACGACCTGAACAAGGTCAACCCTGGCAGTTCATAG
- a CDS encoding phosphatidylserine decarboxylase family protein, whose amino-acid sequence MALNLRRYNGWIPSRKAYDAYFSDLVRGATTRSRALSTHTPPVKEFEQAIRADPAMVKLFDDVFLQAPELPSQIPDFDHFLHILDLIVGEPPKFKVVEEGGFSEPIGVPMYILFDLLSNTAAAYDLFRMKAFNQALKKLLCSWGEYLLTDDSGKTLTNKPDGWFSDAAMTILEEGRGKFNDTYVILDENAVNRGYKSWDAFFTRGIKPEKRPVIPPAEGKPVIYNACESTVERYKFHVKKHDKFWLKGTMDYSLCDIFDGDKETAELFVGGTVYQAFLSPQDYHRWHSPVKGTVKQARIVDGTYYAVLPDEGENGDPRGTLIRSQPWLTVAATRAIITIEADDPKIGLVAFIGIGMAEVSTCQLSIGAGDSVAPGKEIGMFHFGGSSHALIFGPKTKITFSDEVKPGQHLHVNRIIAAVDQ is encoded by the exons ATGGCTCTTAATCTACGCCGTTATAATGGCTGGATACCCAGCCGCAAGGCTTACGACGCTTATTTTAGCGATCTAGTGCGTGGTGCGACCACCCGGAGTAGAGCACTATCCACACATACTCCACCCGTGAAGGAGTTCGAACAAGCTATTCGGGCTGACCCCGCCATGGTCAAATTATTCGATGACGTTTTCCTGCAAGCACCTGAACTGCCGAGCCAG ATTCCCGATTTCGATCATTTCTTGCATATACTCGACCTTATCGTCGGCGAGCCTCCCAAGTTCAAGGTTGTGGAGGAGGGTGGGTTCTCCGAACCTATTGGTGTTCCGATGTACATCCTATTCGATCTCCTCAGTAACACCGCCGCGGCTTACGACCTATTCCGTATGAAGGCATTCAACCAGGCGTTGAAGAAGCTCTTATGTAGCTGGGGCGAATACCTCTTAACGGATGATTCCGGCAAAACGCTTACTAACAAGCCTGATGGCTGGTTCAGTGATGCGGCCATGACGATATTGGAGGAAGGTCGTGGTAAATTCAACGATACATATGTGATTCTCGATGAAAATGCCGTCAATCGAGGATACAAGTCATGGGACGCGTTCTTCACTAGAGGAATCAAGCCCGAAAAGCGCCCCGTCATACCACCAGCAGAGGGCAAACCCGTTATCTATAATGCTTGCGAATCCACCGTTGAGCGTTATAAATTTCACGTCAAGAAGCACGACAAGTTCTGGCTCAAAGGCACGATGGATTACTCCTTGTGCGACATTTTTGACGGGGACAAAGAGACTGCTGAACTCTTCGTCGGCGGGACGGTTTACCAGGCATTCCTGAGTCCTCAAGACTATCATCGTTGGCACAGCCCCGTCAAGGGCACAGTCAAGCAAGCGCGTATTGTAGATGGAACTTATTACGCCGTTTTGCCAGACGAAGGTGAAAATGGCGACCCACGTGGTACTCTGATCCGCAGCCAGCCTTGGCTCACAGTGGCTGCTACCCGCGCCATAATCACCATCGAGGCAGACGATCCAAAAATTGGTCTTGTGGCTTTCATCGGAATCGGAATGGCAGAAGTGTCCACTTGTCAGTTATCGATCGGGGCAGGCGATAGTGTTGCCCCGGGGAAGGAGATTGGGATGTTCCACTTCGGGGGATCTTCTCATGCACTCATCTTCGGTCCTAAGACCAAGATTACTTTCTCAGACGAAGTTAAACCTGGCCAACATCTTCACGTGAATAGGATCATCGCCGCTGTTGACCAGTAA